Proteins encoded within one genomic window of Burkholderiaceae bacterium:
- a CDS encoding OmpA-like transmembrane domain, translated as MRGRRQRAVACCTLALLCGAALADAPPGSDDAAAWNLHGQATSVTQWHPSFRAPYSGANSLPPGSEHATTNDATLFLGLRPWRGGEFYLNPELDQGFGLGDTQGVAGFPSAEAYKVGDHSPYFRLQRAFLRQVFYLGGAAGPVADDANQLAGTQSADNLTITVGKFSVVDIFDTNRYAHDPRADFMNWSVVDAGAFDYAADAWGYTMGAALEWTRAWWTVRAGLFALSDTPNSPHIDTGFGQTQWVAEFEARQQAFGRPGKVKLLTFVSRGDMGSYADALALAQQTGAPPDTAQVRRRASRAGAVLNVEQELSDTLGFFARASANNGRFEAYDFTDINRSVSAGLSLQGKAWGRPDDTVGAAFVQNDLSGAARAYFAAGGLGLLIGDGQLSYGAERIAEVYYRWQPRAHLAVTFDLQHVVNPAYNRDRGPVTIAGLRLHAEF; from the coding sequence ATGCGCGGCCGCCGGCAGCGCGCGGTCGCCTGCTGCACGCTCGCGCTGCTGTGCGGCGCCGCGCTGGCCGATGCGCCACCGGGCAGCGATGACGCCGCCGCGTGGAACCTGCACGGGCAGGCCACCAGCGTCACGCAATGGCATCCGTCGTTTCGCGCGCCGTACAGCGGCGCCAACAGCCTGCCGCCGGGCAGCGAGCACGCGACGACCAACGACGCCACGCTGTTCCTGGGCCTGCGACCGTGGCGCGGCGGCGAGTTCTACCTGAACCCGGAACTCGATCAAGGTTTCGGCCTCGGCGACACGCAGGGCGTCGCCGGTTTTCCGAGCGCCGAGGCCTACAAGGTCGGCGACCACAGCCCCTATTTCCGGCTGCAGCGGGCGTTCCTGCGCCAGGTGTTCTACCTCGGCGGCGCGGCCGGGCCGGTGGCCGACGACGCGAACCAGCTCGCCGGCACGCAGAGCGCCGACAACCTGACGATCACGGTCGGCAAGTTCTCGGTGGTCGACATCTTCGACACGAACCGCTACGCGCACGATCCGCGCGCCGACTTCATGAACTGGTCCGTCGTCGACGCCGGCGCGTTCGACTATGCGGCCGACGCCTGGGGCTACACGATGGGCGCGGCGCTGGAGTGGACCCGCGCCTGGTGGACCGTGCGCGCCGGGCTGTTCGCGCTGTCGGACACGCCGAACAGCCCGCATATCGATACCGGCTTCGGCCAGACCCAATGGGTCGCCGAGTTCGAGGCGCGCCAGCAAGCGTTCGGCCGCCCAGGCAAGGTCAAGCTCCTGACGTTTGTCAGCCGCGGCGACATGGGGTCCTATGCCGACGCGCTGGCGCTCGCGCAGCAGACCGGCGCGCCGCCCGACACGGCGCAGGTGCGCCGCCGCGCGTCGCGCGCCGGGGCCGTGCTGAACGTCGAGCAGGAACTGAGCGACACGCTGGGCTTCTTCGCACGTGCGAGCGCAAACAACGGCCGCTTCGAAGCCTACGACTTCACCGACATCAACCGCTCGGTCTCCGCCGGCCTGTCGCTGCAGGGCAAGGCCTGGGGCCGGCCGGACGACACGGTCGGTGCTGCGTTCGTGCAGAACGATCTCTCGGGCGCGGCGCGCGCCTATTTCGCGGCCGGCGGCCTCGGCCTCTTGATCGGCGATGGGCAGCTCAGCTATGGCGCCGAGCGCATCGCCGAGGTCTATTACCGCTGGCAGCCGCGGGCCCATCTGGCGGTCACGTTCGACCTGCAGCACGTGGTGAACCCGGCGTACAACCGGGACCGCGGTCCGGTGACCATCGCCGGGCTGCGGCTGCACGCGGAGTTCTGA
- a CDS encoding 3-ketoacyl-CoA thiolase, whose translation MADSIVIVGAARTPMGSFQGDFANLAAHDLGGVAIKAAIERAGVKPDTVGEVLFGNVLPAGEGQAPARQAAHKGGLPRSCGAVTLNKVCGSGMRAAMFAHDMLLARSHDVIVAGGMESMTNAPYLLLKGRGGYRLGHDRVFDHMMLDGLEDAYEAGRSMGTFGEDCAAKYHFTREQQDAFAAASVQRAQAAIKNGAFRAEITPVTVQDRKGERVVDTDEGPGRINIDKISSLKPAFKKDGTVTAASSSSINDGAAAMVLMRESTAKELGCKPLARLVAHATHAQEPGWFTTAPIGASEKALAKAGWKAGDVDLWEVNEAFAVVPMALMHDLKVPHDKVNVNGGACALGHPIGCSGARIMVTLMYALKARGLQRGLATLCIGGGEATAVALEML comes from the coding sequence ATGGCCGATTCCATCGTCATCGTCGGTGCGGCGCGCACCCCGATGGGCAGCTTTCAGGGCGACTTTGCGAATCTCGCCGCGCATGACCTGGGTGGCGTGGCGATCAAGGCCGCGATCGAGCGCGCCGGCGTCAAACCCGATACCGTCGGCGAGGTGCTGTTCGGCAACGTGCTGCCGGCCGGCGAGGGGCAGGCGCCGGCGCGCCAGGCCGCGCACAAGGGCGGGCTGCCGCGCAGCTGCGGCGCGGTGACGCTGAACAAGGTCTGCGGCTCCGGCATGCGCGCGGCGATGTTCGCGCACGACATGCTGCTCGCGCGCAGTCACGACGTGATCGTCGCCGGCGGCATGGAGAGCATGACGAACGCGCCGTACCTGCTGCTCAAGGGGCGCGGCGGCTATCGGCTCGGGCACGACCGGGTGTTCGACCACATGATGCTAGACGGCCTGGAAGACGCTTACGAGGCCGGCCGCAGCATGGGCACGTTCGGCGAGGACTGCGCGGCCAAGTACCATTTCACCCGCGAACAGCAGGACGCCTTCGCCGCAGCCAGCGTGCAGCGGGCGCAGGCTGCTATCAAAAACGGTGCATTCCGGGCCGAGATCACGCCGGTGACGGTGCAGGACCGCAAGGGCGAGCGCGTCGTCGACACCGACGAAGGCCCGGGCCGGATCAACATCGACAAGATTTCCAGCCTGAAACCCGCGTTCAAGAAGGACGGCACCGTGACGGCCGCGTCGAGCTCCAGCATCAACGACGGCGCCGCCGCGATGGTGCTGATGCGCGAATCGACCGCGAAGGAGCTGGGCTGCAAGCCGCTGGCGCGCCTCGTCGCGCACGCAACGCACGCGCAGGAGCCGGGCTGGTTCACCACGGCGCCGATCGGCGCCAGCGAAAAGGCGCTGGCCAAGGCCGGCTGGAAGGCCGGCGACGTCGATCTGTGGGAGGTCAACGAGGCGTTCGCCGTGGTGCCGATGGCGCTGATGCACGACCTGAAGGTGCCGCACGACAAGGTCAACGTCAACGGCGGGGCCTGCGCGCTCGGCCACCCGATCGGCTGCAGCGGCGCGCGCATCATGGTGACCTTGATGTACGCGCTGAAGGCGCGCGGCTTGCAACGCGGCTTGGCGACGCTGTGCATCGGCGGCGGCGAGGCGACCGCGGTGGCGCTTGAGATGCTGTAG
- a CDS encoding Phosphomethylpyrimidine synthase ThiC, translated as MNAPDKLAQFINLTREPLPASRKRHVEGSRGLRVPLREIALSNGETVSVYDTSGPYTDPEAQIDVRQGLPALRSDWIAARGDTEPYDGRVQAAADDGARHGETDALAALRAQAAGLQRRPRRARAGSNVSQMHYARRGIVTPEMEYVALRENQKLEWMRAYQQDAERERRLAGNNFGAAIPQQVTPEFVLGEVARGRAIIPANINHTELEPMAIGRNFLVKVNANIGNSAVTSSIEEEVEKLVWAIRWGADTVMDLSTGRNIHTTRDWIVRNSPVPIGTVPIYQALEKVGGVAEDLTWEIFRDTLIEQAEQGVDYFTVHAGVRLPFIHLTAKRVTGIVSRGGSIMAKWCIAHHKESFLYTHFDEMCEIMKAYDVSYSLGDGLRPGSGADANDEAQFAELRTLGELTQVAWQHDVQVMIEGPGHVPMHMIQQNMTEQLKHCHEAPFYTLGPLTTDIAPGYDHITSGIGAAMIGWFGTAMLCYVTPKEHLGLPDREDVKTGIITYKIAAHAADVAKGHPGARARDDALSKARFEFRWMDQFNLSLDPDTARNFHDETLPKESSKVAHFCSMCGPKFCSMKITQEVRDYAASLGVSDEQALQEGMDSMSETFRQRGAELYVPIEKA; from the coding sequence GTGAACGCCCCCGACAAACTTGCCCAGTTCATCAACCTCACGCGCGAGCCGCTGCCCGCGTCGCGCAAGCGCCATGTCGAAGGCAGCCGCGGCCTGCGCGTGCCGCTGCGCGAGATCGCGCTCAGCAACGGCGAGACCGTGTCGGTCTACGACACCTCGGGGCCGTACACCGATCCGGAGGCGCAGATCGACGTGCGCCAGGGCCTGCCCGCGTTGCGTAGCGATTGGATTGCTGCGCGCGGCGACACCGAACCCTATGACGGCCGCGTCCAGGCCGCGGCCGACGACGGCGCGCGCCACGGCGAGACCGATGCGCTGGCGGCGCTGCGTGCGCAGGCCGCCGGTTTGCAACGCCGACCGCGGCGCGCGCGCGCAGGCAGCAACGTGTCGCAGATGCACTATGCGCGCCGCGGCATCGTCACGCCCGAGATGGAATACGTCGCGCTGCGCGAGAACCAGAAGCTCGAATGGATGCGCGCCTACCAGCAGGATGCCGAGCGCGAGCGCAGGCTGGCGGGCAACAACTTCGGCGCGGCGATCCCGCAGCAGGTGACGCCCGAGTTCGTGCTGGGCGAGGTCGCGCGCGGGCGCGCCATCATCCCGGCCAACATCAACCACACCGAACTCGAGCCGATGGCGATCGGCCGCAACTTTTTGGTGAAGGTCAACGCGAACATCGGCAATTCGGCGGTGACATCGAGTATCGAGGAAGAGGTCGAGAAACTGGTCTGGGCGATCCGCTGGGGCGCCGACACGGTGATGGACCTCAGTACCGGCCGGAACATCCACACCACGCGCGACTGGATCGTGCGCAACTCGCCGGTGCCGATCGGCACGGTGCCGATCTACCAGGCGCTCGAAAAAGTCGGCGGCGTCGCCGAGGATCTCACCTGGGAAATCTTCCGCGACACGCTGATCGAGCAGGCCGAGCAGGGTGTCGACTATTTCACCGTCCATGCCGGTGTGCGGCTGCCGTTCATTCATCTCACCGCGAAGCGCGTCACCGGCATCGTCTCGCGCGGCGGCTCGATCATGGCCAAGTGGTGCATCGCGCACCACAAGGAGAGCTTTCTGTACACGCACTTCGACGAGATGTGCGAGATCATGAAAGCGTACGATGTCAGCTACTCGCTCGGCGACGGGCTGAGGCCCGGCTCCGGCGCCGACGCGAACGACGAGGCGCAGTTCGCCGAGCTGCGAACGCTCGGCGAACTGACCCAGGTCGCGTGGCAGCACGACGTGCAGGTGATGATCGAAGGGCCGGGCCATGTGCCGATGCACATGATCCAGCAGAACATGACCGAGCAGTTGAAACACTGCCACGAGGCGCCGTTCTACACGCTCGGGCCGCTGACCACCGACATCGCGCCGGGCTACGACCACATCACCAGCGGCATCGGCGCGGCGATGATCGGCTGGTTCGGCACCGCGATGCTGTGCTACGTGACGCCGAAGGAGCACCTGGGCCTGCCGGACCGCGAGGACGTGAAGACCGGCATCATCACCTACAAGATCGCCGCGCACGCGGCCGACGTGGCCAAGGGCCATCCGGGCGCGCGCGCGCGCGACGACGCGCTGTCGAAGGCGCGCTTCGAGTTCCGCTGGATGGACCAGTTCAACCTGTCGCTGGACCCGGACACCGCGCGCAATTTCCACGACGAGACGCTGCCGAAGGAGTCGTCCAAGGTCGCGCATTTCTGCTCGATGTGCGGACCCAAGTTCTGCTCGATGAAGATCACGCAGGAAGTGCGCGACTACGCGGCGTCGCTGGGCGTCAGCGACGAGCAGGCGCTGCAGGAGGGCATGGACAGCATGTCCGAGACGTTCCGACAGCGGGGCGCGGAACTCTACGTTCCGATCGAAAAAGCCTGA
- a CDS encoding Isocitrate dehydrogenase phosphatase/kinase — protein sequence MLLTALDSSLARDIAQAMVDGFNRHYRLFRAESARAKHRFETADWHGQQRAQRERIEFYDLRVRECFTRLEREFNAGELTMDVWQQVKLHYIGLLVDHLQPELAETFFNSVTTRILHRTHFHNDFIFVRPAVSTEYIENPERAARPTWRSYYPRTETLRAVLAQIVRDFDLRRPFEDLERDAARVEAALVAQLRGARLRANFQLQVLSGLFFRNKGAYVVGKIINGFAAIPFALPILHNRRERLVIDAALFGEDDLLMLFSFARAYFMVDMEIPSAWVEFLRGLMPRKPRAEIYAALGLAKQGKTLFYRDFLQHLRYSSDKFRIAPGIKGMVMLVFDLPSFPYVFKLIRDHFPPQKDTSREQIKAKYLLVKQHDRVGRMADTLEYRLVAFPRERFEDELLDEIRRFAPRQLEISERGGRAEVILSHVYIERRMVPLNVYLQEAFELGPTDPRAKRQIERIVVEYGNAIKDLVAADIFPGDMLWKNFGVTRNGKVVFYDYDEIEYLTDCNFRKVPAARNDEDELSGEVWYPVGRHDVFPETFAPFLLGHPQVREVFLAHHADLLDAGFWQSHKERIAAGHLYDVFPYDRSRRFAPEDTDVA from the coding sequence GTGTTGCTCACCGCGCTCGACTCCTCGCTCGCACGCGACATCGCGCAAGCGATGGTCGACGGCTTCAACCGCCACTACCGATTGTTCCGCGCCGAATCGGCGCGCGCGAAGCACCGCTTCGAGACGGCGGACTGGCACGGCCAGCAGCGCGCGCAGCGCGAGCGCATCGAGTTCTACGACCTGCGCGTGCGCGAATGCTTCACGCGGCTGGAGCGCGAGTTCAATGCCGGCGAGTTGACCATGGACGTCTGGCAGCAGGTCAAGCTCCATTACATCGGGCTGCTGGTCGACCATCTGCAGCCCGAACTGGCGGAGACCTTCTTCAACTCGGTCACGACGCGCATCCTGCACCGCACCCATTTCCACAACGACTTCATCTTCGTGCGCCCTGCCGTCAGCACCGAATACATCGAGAACCCGGAGCGCGCCGCGCGGCCGACCTGGCGCTCGTACTACCCGCGCACCGAGACGCTGCGCGCAGTGCTCGCGCAGATCGTGCGCGACTTCGACCTGCGCCGTCCGTTCGAGGATCTGGAGCGCGACGCGGCGCGGGTCGAGGCCGCGCTGGTCGCGCAGCTGCGCGGCGCCCGATTGCGCGCGAACTTCCAGTTGCAGGTGCTGTCGGGCCTGTTCTTCCGCAACAAGGGCGCTTACGTGGTCGGCAAGATCATCAACGGCTTCGCGGCGATCCCGTTCGCGCTGCCGATCCTGCACAACCGGCGCGAGCGGCTCGTGATCGACGCGGCGCTGTTCGGCGAGGACGACCTGCTGATGCTGTTCAGCTTTGCCCGCGCCTACTTCATGGTCGACATGGAGATCCCGTCGGCCTGGGTCGAATTCCTGCGCGGCCTGATGCCGAGAAAGCCGCGCGCCGAGATCTACGCCGCGCTCGGCCTGGCCAAGCAGGGCAAGACGCTGTTTTACCGCGACTTCCTGCAGCACCTGCGCTATTCGAGCGACAAGTTCCGGATCGCGCCCGGCATCAAGGGCATGGTGATGCTGGTGTTCGACCTGCCGAGCTTTCCGTACGTGTTCAAGCTGATCCGCGACCACTTTCCGCCGCAGAAGGACACCTCGCGCGAGCAGATCAAGGCCAAGTACCTGCTGGTCAAGCAGCACGACCGGGTCGGCCGCATGGCCGACACGCTCGAGTACCGGCTCGTCGCGTTCCCGCGCGAGCGCTTCGAGGACGAGCTGCTGGACGAGATCCGAAGGTTCGCGCCGCGCCAGCTCGAGATCAGCGAGCGCGGCGGCCGCGCCGAGGTGATCCTGTCGCATGTCTACATCGAGCGGCGCATGGTGCCGCTGAACGTCTACCTGCAGGAGGCGTTCGAGCTCGGACCCACCGACCCGCGCGCGAAGCGGCAGATCGAGCGCATCGTGGTCGAGTACGGCAACGCGATCAAGGACCTGGTCGCGGCCGACATCTTCCCCGGCGACATGCTGTGGAAGAACTTCGGCGTCACGCGCAACGGCAAGGTCGTGTTCTACGACTACGACGAGATCGAATACCTGACCGACTGCAATTTCCGCAAGGTGCCCGCCGCGCGCAACGACGAGGACGAGCTCTCCGGCGAGGTCTGGTACCCGGTCGGCCGGCACGACGTGTTCCCCGAGACCTTCGCGCCGTTCTTGCTCGGCCACCCGCAGGTGCGCGAGGTGTTCCTGGCGCACCACGCCGACCTGCTCGACGCCGGCTTCTGGCAGTCGCACAAGGAGCGGATCGCCGCTGGGCACCTGTACGACGTGTTCCCGTACGACCGCAGCCGGCGCTTCGCGCCGGAGGACACCGATGTGGCGTGA
- a CDS encoding Carbonic anhydrase, beta class, whose protein sequence is MPSSLQHLIDNNRVWATEVEREHPGFFKTLAQQQTPKYLWIGCSDSRVPANQVIGLAPGEVFVHRNVANVVVSSDLNALSVIQFAVDVLKVEHIMVVGHYGCGGVLAVLREQRIGLGDNWLRHVHDVKQRHRGRWMHLCTADQESTLCEMNVIEQVGHVAETTVVQDAWARGQQLAVHGWCYGLKDGLVKDLGVTMSRADHVVQVYSDAIKRYPRRPTAAAEDAATD, encoded by the coding sequence ATGCCTTCATCCCTGCAACACCTGATCGACAACAACCGCGTCTGGGCCACCGAGGTCGAGCGCGAACACCCGGGCTTCTTCAAGACCCTGGCGCAGCAGCAGACGCCCAAGTACCTGTGGATCGGCTGCTCCGACAGCCGCGTGCCGGCCAACCAGGTCATCGGCCTGGCGCCGGGCGAGGTCTTCGTGCACCGCAACGTGGCCAACGTGGTGGTCAGCTCCGACCTGAACGCGCTGTCGGTGATCCAGTTCGCGGTCGACGTGCTCAAGGTCGAGCACATCATGGTGGTGGGCCACTACGGCTGCGGCGGCGTGCTGGCGGTGCTGCGCGAGCAGCGCATCGGCCTGGGCGACAACTGGCTGCGCCACGTGCACGACGTCAAGCAGCGCCACCGCGGCCGCTGGATGCACCTGTGCACCGCCGACCAGGAAAGCACGCTGTGCGAGATGAACGTGATCGAGCAGGTCGGCCATGTGGCCGAGACCACCGTCGTGCAGGACGCCTGGGCGCGCGGCCAGCAACTCGCCGTGCACGGCTGGTGCTATGGCCTGAAGGACGGCCTGGTCAAGGATCTGGGCGTGACCATGTCGCGCGCCGACCACGTGGTGCAGGTCTACAGCGACGCCATCAAGCGCTATCCGCGCCGGCCAACGGCCGCTGCCGAAGACGCGGCGACGGACTAA
- a CDS encoding Isovaleryl-CoA dehydrogenase — protein sequence MTVAGLNFHLGEDIDALREAVRAFAEAEIAPRAAKVDADNLFPPDLWPKLGELGLHGMTVKEEYGGTELGYLAHIVAMEEVSRASASVGLSYGAHSNLCVNQIHRNGSAAQKKKYLPKLVSGEHVGALAMSEPNAGSDVISMKLKAEKKGGYYLLNGSKMWITNGGDADTLVIYAKTEPELGARGMTAFIVEKGFKGFSAGTKLDKLGMRGSNTYPLFFDNCEVPEENVMGGEGNGAKVLMSGLDYERAVLSGGPLGLMAACMDAVVPYLHERKQFGQSIGEFQLMQGKVADMYSTWQATRAYVYAVGRAADHADHARTFRKDAAGAILYSAEKATWMAGEAIQALGGVGYTKDFPVERLWRDAKLYEIGAGTSEIRRMLIGRELFAETA from the coding sequence ATGACCGTTGCCGGCCTGAACTTCCACCTGGGCGAGGACATCGACGCGCTGCGCGAGGCGGTGCGCGCCTTTGCCGAAGCCGAGATCGCCCCGCGTGCGGCCAAGGTGGACGCGGACAACCTGTTCCCGCCCGACCTGTGGCCCAAACTGGGCGAACTCGGCCTGCACGGCATGACGGTGAAGGAGGAATACGGCGGCACCGAGTTGGGTTACCTGGCGCACATCGTCGCGATGGAAGAAGTCTCGCGCGCCTCGGCTTCGGTCGGCCTGTCGTACGGCGCGCACTCCAACCTGTGCGTGAACCAGATCCACCGCAACGGCAGCGCGGCGCAGAAGAAGAAGTACCTGCCCAAGCTGGTCAGCGGCGAGCATGTCGGCGCGCTGGCGATGAGCGAGCCGAACGCCGGCAGCGATGTGATCAGCATGAAGCTGAAGGCCGAGAAGAAGGGCGGCTACTACCTGCTGAACGGCAGCAAGATGTGGATCACCAACGGCGGCGACGCCGACACGCTGGTGATCTATGCCAAGACCGAACCCGAGCTGGGCGCGCGCGGCATGACGGCGTTCATCGTCGAGAAGGGCTTCAAGGGCTTCTCGGCCGGAACCAAGCTCGACAAGCTGGGCATGCGCGGCAGCAACACCTATCCGCTGTTCTTCGACAACTGCGAGGTGCCGGAAGAGAACGTGATGGGCGGCGAGGGCAACGGCGCGAAGGTGCTGATGAGCGGCCTCGACTACGAGCGCGCCGTGCTCTCGGGTGGGCCGTTGGGGCTAATGGCCGCGTGCATGGATGCCGTCGTGCCCTACCTGCACGAGCGCAAGCAGTTCGGCCAGAGCATCGGCGAATTCCAGCTGATGCAGGGCAAGGTCGCCGACATGTACTCGACCTGGCAGGCGACGCGCGCCTACGTCTATGCGGTGGGCCGGGCCGCGGACCACGCCGACCACGCGCGCACCTTCCGCAAGGATGCGGCCGGCGCGATTCTTTATTCGGCCGAGAAGGCCACCTGGATGGCCGGCGAGGCGATTCAGGCGCTGGGCGGCGTCGGCTACACCAAGGATTTCCCGGTCGAGCGGCTGTGGCGCGACGCCAAGCTGTACGAGATCGGCGCCGGCACCAGCGAGATCCGGCGCATGCTGATCGGCCGCGAATTGTTCGCCGAGACCGCCTGA
- a CDS encoding Thioesterase, with the protein MDPFPFTPADPGYAERVRASFARQGAMHTIGARLGAIEPGRVAIELDWAERLTQQHGFLHAGMVATALDSACGYAGFTLMAPEAAVLTIEYKINLLAPAKGQRFRMVGTVVKPGRTVTVCEGRAWAIDEGREKLVATMACTLMAVTGRENIHH; encoded by the coding sequence ATGGATCCATTCCCATTCACGCCCGCGGACCCCGGCTACGCCGAGCGCGTGCGCGCGAGCTTCGCGCGCCAGGGTGCGATGCACACGATCGGCGCGCGGCTTGGTGCGATCGAGCCGGGACGCGTCGCGATCGAGCTCGACTGGGCCGAGCGACTCACGCAGCAGCACGGCTTTCTGCATGCCGGTATGGTCGCGACCGCGCTCGATTCGGCCTGCGGCTACGCCGGCTTCACGCTGATGGCGCCCGAGGCCGCGGTGCTGACCATCGAATACAAGATCAACCTGCTCGCGCCGGCCAAGGGCCAGCGCTTTCGCATGGTCGGCACCGTGGTCAAACCCGGCCGCACCGTCACCGTCTGCGAGGGCCGGGCCTGGGCCATCGACGAAGGGCGCGAGAAGCTGGTCGCGACCATGGCCTGCACGCTGATGGCCGTGACCGGCCGCGAGAACATCCACCATTGA